One Williamwhitmania sp. genomic window, ATGTGCTGAGTTGAGTCAGCTGCCTTTATCACAATTGCCTAACGTTACAAGTAAGCCTGCTGCGCTAACCAACGACGAAATCATCCAAGGGTTGAAGGATGCACTGCGAGTTGGAGCTGAGCATTCGTCCGACATCGCTTCAAGGGTTGATGGCTTTTATAAGAACCCTCAGCTGTTTATTCCATTTCCGGATGATGCCATTAAGGTGAAGAATACGTTGGAGAAAATTGGAATGACCAAGCAGGTGAATGACTTTGTGCTTTCGCTCAACAGGGCTGCTGAGGTGGCGGCTAAGAGTGCTGCTCCTATATTTATTCAGGCCATACAAAACATGACCATACAGGATGCCCTTGGTATTCTAAAGGGGGGAGATAATGCAGCAACATCCTATCTGCGCGATAAAACTTACGACCAACTGAAGCTGAAGTTTAAGCCAATTGTTGCGCAGTCTATTAATAAGGTAGAGGTGACGAAGTATTGGAGTCCACTTGTATCGGCATACAATAAAACGACCTTTCTTTCTGGAAACGAGCATGTTAATCCTAACTTGGAGGAGTACATTACGGAAAGGGCTATAGATGGGCTATTCAAACTCATTGCCAAGGAGGAGCAATCAATTCGGAAAGACCCAGCCGCCAGAGTGACGGACATTTTGAAAAAAGTTTTTGCAAACCAATAACAATAAACGTACATGGAAAGGAAGTTGATTGAGTGCGTTCCTAACTTTTCAGAGGGGCGTGATATGACCATCATTAAGCAGATTACTAATGAAATAGAGGCGGTGGAGGGTGTTAAGCTCATTGACGTTGACCCTGGGCAAGCCACCAACCGCACAGTGGTAACCTTTGTTGGTACACCCGATGAGGTTGTTGAGGCTGCATTTCGAGCAGTAAAAAAAGCCGCTGAACTCATCGATATGACCAAGCATAAGGGAGCTCACCCTCGGTTTGGTGCCACGGATGTGTGCCCATTGGTCCCCGTAGCTAACATAACTATGGACGAAACAGTGGAGTATGCGCACAAGTTAGCCAAGCGTATCGGGGAAGAGCTCCAGTTTCCGGTGTATTGCTACGAGAATGCAGCCTTTATGGAGAAACGAATGAACCTAGCCTACTGCCGTTCAGGGGAGTATGAGGGATTGGCCGAAAAGTTAGCAAAGCCTGAGTGGAAGCCCGATTTTGGTCCATCTAAATTTGTTGCTAAAACGGGTGCCATTGCTGTTGGTGCACGTAACTTCCTCATTGCCGTAAACTTCAACCTCAATACCACCTCCACTCGGCGTGCCAACGCCATTGCTTTTGATGTAAGGGAAAAGGGTCGACCTGTAAGAGAGGGAAATCCTTTTACTGGTAAAATTAAGCTTAACGACCAAGGGCAGGAGGTTTGGATTCCCGGCACTTTGGCAGGGACAAAGGCCATTGGCTGGTTTATTGATGAATACGGGATTGCTCAGGTTTCAATGAACATTACCAATATCGCCACAACTCCCTTGCACTTGGCCTTTGAGGAGGTCTCCCGCAAAGCTGCAGACCGCGGAATCAGGGTTACTGGAACCGAAATAGTTGGCGTAGTGCCGTTGAGTGCCCTTGTGGATGCCGGAAAATATTTTTTAAAGAAGCAGCATCGCTCCACCGGGATTTCCAATGAGGAGATTATAAAGATTGCTATTAAATCCATGGGGTTGGATGAGCTTTATCCATTCGATTCGAAAAAGAAGGTGATAGAGTACCTTATAATAGAGGGTTCCAAAAAGAAGTTGGTTGACATGGACCTTGTGGCCTTTGCCAACGAAACGGCATCGGAGTCTCCAGCGCCTGGTGGCGGATCCATAGCTGCCTATATGGGGGCGATGGGTGCTGCTTTGGGAACAATGGTGGCCAACCTCTCCTCGCACAAGGTAGGTTGGGATGAGCGGTGGGAAGAATTTTCTGACTGGGCCGATAAAGGGAAATACTATATGGATCAGCTGCTTAGCTTAGTAGATGAGGATACTGTTGCCTTTAACCGCATTATGGATGCGCTTTCCTTACCCAAGAAAACGGAGGATGAAAAGTTGGCTCGTAAGCAAGCAATCCAAAATGCTACTCGCTATGCTATTGATGTGCCATTCAAGGTAATGCAGCTTTGCTACGGGTCAATGGAAGTTATGAAGGCTAT contains:
- a CDS encoding DUF4197 domain-containing protein, with the translated sequence MKRIVGILIAISLAGCAELSQLPLSQLPNVTSKPAALTNDEIIQGLKDALRVGAEHSSDIASRVDGFYKNPQLFIPFPDDAIKVKNTLEKIGMTKQVNDFVLSLNRAAEVAAKSAAPIFIQAIQNMTIQDALGILKGGDNAATSYLRDKTYDQLKLKFKPIVAQSINKVEVTKYWSPLVSAYNKTTFLSGNEHVNPNLEEYITERAIDGLFKLIAKEEQSIRKDPAARVTDILKKVFANQ
- the ftcD gene encoding glutamate formimidoyltransferase, whose translation is MERKLIECVPNFSEGRDMTIIKQITNEIEAVEGVKLIDVDPGQATNRTVVTFVGTPDEVVEAAFRAVKKAAELIDMTKHKGAHPRFGATDVCPLVPVANITMDETVEYAHKLAKRIGEELQFPVYCYENAAFMEKRMNLAYCRSGEYEGLAEKLAKPEWKPDFGPSKFVAKTGAIAVGARNFLIAVNFNLNTTSTRRANAIAFDVREKGRPVREGNPFTGKIKLNDQGQEVWIPGTLAGTKAIGWFIDEYGIAQVSMNITNIATTPLHLAFEEVSRKAADRGIRVTGTEIVGVVPLSALVDAGKYFLKKQHRSTGISNEEIIKIAIKSMGLDELYPFDSKKKVIEYLIIEGSKKKLVDMDLVAFANETASESPAPGGGSIAAYMGAMGAALGTMVANLSSHKVGWDERWEEFSDWADKGKYYMDQLLSLVDEDTVAFNRIMDALSLPKKTEDEKLARKQAIQNATRYAIDVPFKVMQLCYGSMEVMKAMAEFGNPNSVTDAGVGAIAARSGVYGAFLNVKINSASLNDKEFVAKVVADGQIILEKSQALESIILDIVNKKITI